One Persicobacter psychrovividus DNA window includes the following coding sequences:
- a CDS encoding TonB-dependent receptor codes for MEKYHIEYCRNSWLLSLFFILLLSCFSGRALAQEGQTVQGQIVDSDSGYPIIGANIILADHEPLLGTTTDADGRFQLKNVPLGRQSLKVSAMGYAPQFLRSILVVGGRSTQLNIELTEQATQLEELVIQGQKTDARPNNEMALVSGRGFDTELTERFAGSRNDPARMATNFAGVSGANDGRNDIIIRGNSPMGVLWRLEDIDIPSPNHFASFGSTGGPVGMLNTNALGRSDFMTSAFPASYGNALSGAFDLTMRNGKVGRPMFTGQIGFNGIELGAEGSFSKNSNATYLINYRYSTLDLFKKIGLNFGTGSAVPQYQDLSMKLNFPLKNAGKLSVFALGGKSSIDILGSDLDLESDDTDLYGNENVDIYNTSQTLVTGLSHTYFFDAQTYGKLTLAYTHQQNGVQVDTLTWQQNVPSARQEIFSHNREDRLVAHYFINRKWNSKHTTRSGVMLTNFINDFADSTYINYADTWHTYRSGDGNTQLVQAYTDWLYRFAPKWQLKSGVYGSYYFLNDQFAIEPRINLSYQWTDRLSVNAGFGMHSQTQPIPVLYAKPEFDGTDTSLQDNLNLGMSRSIHYVLGMNYQLAEYWSIKSEIYYQDLYDIPVAAQPSGFSMLNAGDDFALPYKFGLVNEGVGRNYGMELTVERQFADQFYALLTGSVFGSKYQGSDGIWRNTAFNSEVVTNALVGKEWALGSNLTLTADTKVVVAGGRYFTPIDLEESRKEGREVRREDDPYSEKMDPYFRWDFKIGLRLNQKKLTHEWVIDIQNLTNRQNGYSINYNSRTEQITQVSQLGLFVVPQYRIYF; via the coding sequence ATGGAAAAGTACCACATTGAATATTGTAGAAATAGTTGGCTTTTGAGCCTGTTTTTTATTCTTCTGCTGTCCTGTTTTTCGGGGCGAGCCTTGGCACAGGAAGGTCAAACGGTACAGGGACAAATCGTAGATAGCGACTCTGGTTATCCGATCATTGGGGCTAATATTATTTTGGCGGATCATGAACCGCTATTGGGAACGACCACCGATGCTGATGGGCGTTTTCAGTTGAAAAATGTACCGCTCGGCAGGCAGTCGCTCAAGGTTTCGGCGATGGGCTACGCACCACAGTTTTTGCGTTCGATTTTGGTGGTGGGTGGAAGAAGCACCCAACTGAATATTGAATTGACCGAACAGGCGACACAGTTGGAGGAGCTGGTCATTCAGGGACAAAAAACGGATGCCCGACCGAATAACGAAATGGCGCTGGTATCGGGTCGTGGATTTGATACTGAACTGACGGAGCGTTTTGCGGGTAGCCGAAATGATCCTGCCCGTATGGCGACGAATTTTGCAGGGGTGTCGGGTGCTAATGACGGTCGAAATGATATCATCATCCGAGGGAACTCGCCGATGGGTGTGCTTTGGCGACTGGAGGATATTGACATCCCGAGTCCAAATCATTTTGCTTCTTTTGGTTCAACGGGTGGACCTGTCGGGATGTTAAATACCAATGCCTTGGGACGCAGTGATTTCATGACGTCGGCTTTTCCTGCATCTTATGGGAATGCGCTTTCGGGGGCTTTTGATTTGACGATGCGCAACGGAAAAGTTGGGCGACCGATGTTTACGGGACAAATCGGGTTCAACGGGATTGAATTGGGTGCTGAAGGTTCTTTTTCGAAAAATAGCAATGCAACCTATCTGATCAATTATCGCTACTCGACTCTTGATCTTTTCAAAAAAATAGGCTTGAATTTCGGTACAGGATCAGCTGTCCCTCAATATCAGGATTTATCCATGAAGCTTAATTTTCCGCTAAAAAATGCAGGCAAGCTGTCGGTTTTTGCTTTGGGTGGAAAAAGCTCGATTGATATTCTGGGCAGTGATTTGGATCTGGAAAGCGATGATACGGATTTGTACGGAAATGAGAATGTAGATATTTACAATACAAGTCAGACTTTGGTAACAGGGCTATCACATACCTACTTTTTTGATGCGCAAACTTACGGAAAACTGACTCTTGCCTATACGCATCAGCAAAATGGGGTGCAGGTGGATACCTTGACTTGGCAACAAAATGTACCTTCTGCTCGACAGGAGATCTTTTCACATAATCGGGAAGATCGTTTGGTGGCGCATTATTTCATCAATCGAAAATGGAACAGCAAGCACACGACCCGATCGGGTGTGATGCTGACCAATTTTATCAATGATTTTGCGGACAGCACTTATATCAATTATGCGGATACATGGCATACTTACCGTTCGGGTGATGGCAATACGCAGTTGGTGCAGGCTTATACCGATTGGCTGTATCGCTTTGCTCCGAAATGGCAACTGAAGTCGGGAGTGTATGGAAGTTATTATTTTCTAAACGATCAGTTTGCGATTGAGCCACGGATTAATTTGAGCTATCAGTGGACGGATCGGTTGTCGGTAAATGCTGGTTTTGGGATGCACAGTCAGACACAGCCGATTCCTGTTTTGTATGCGAAACCCGAGTTTGATGGTACGGACACGAGCCTGCAAGATAACCTGAATTTGGGCATGAGCCGATCGATTCACTATGTGTTGGGCATGAATTATCAGTTGGCGGAATATTGGTCGATCAAGTCCGAAATTTACTATCAAGACTTGTATGATATTCCCGTAGCGGCACAGCCGTCGGGCTTCAGTATGCTCAATGCAGGCGATGACTTTGCTCTGCCTTATAAATTCGGTTTAGTCAATGAAGGGGTCGGTCGAAATTACGGAATGGAACTGACGGTCGAACGGCAATTCGCCGATCAGTTTTATGCTTTGCTCACGGGTAGTGTCTTTGGATCAAAATATCAGGGTTCCGATGGCATTTGGCGAAATACGGCTTTCAACAGCGAAGTGGTAACGAATGCTTTGGTGGGAAAAGAATGGGCCTTGGGCTCAAATCTGACATTGACTGCCGACACGAAAGTGGTGGTGGCTGGCGGTCGATATTTTACGCCGATTGATTTGGAAGAAAGCCGAAAGGAAGGCAGGGAAGTGCGTCGGGAGGATGATCCTTACAGCGAAAAAATGGATCCTTATTTCCGTTGGGATTTCAAGATTGGCCTGCGCCTGAACCAAAAGAAATTGACCCACGAATGGGTGATTGATATTCAAAATCTGACCAACCGACAGAATGGATACAGCATTAATTATAATAGCCGAACCGAGCAAATCACGCAGGTCAGTCAGCTGGGATTGTTTGTGGTACCGCAGTATCGGATTTATTTTTAG
- a CDS encoding mechanosensitive ion channel domain-containing protein, whose product MNSTEIEIGLSILLLLIFFIGKRYISRFIKRSGNSHDYMPFRSVYVSKVITFLWAVLLIVVLGVIWEVSFQGLSVYIASIFTVVGVGFFAAWSILSNITSAMVLFFNAPFKIGDRIKIKDGDNGAEGEVIDINLFNIRIRDVDGNVTAYPNNLAMQKAIVKYKL is encoded by the coding sequence ATGAACAGCACAGAGATTGAAATTGGATTGAGCATTTTGTTGTTGCTCATTTTCTTTATTGGCAAAAGATACATTTCCCGATTCATCAAACGCAGTGGAAATTCGCATGACTATATGCCTTTTCGCTCGGTCTATGTGTCGAAGGTGATCACCTTCCTTTGGGCCGTATTATTGATCGTAGTTTTGGGAGTGATTTGGGAAGTTTCTTTTCAGGGGCTTTCGGTTTATATCGCCTCGATCTTTACGGTGGTTGGGGTAGGTTTCTTTGCCGCATGGTCAATTCTGAGTAACATAACTTCGGCGATGGTGTTGTTTTTTAACGCCCCTTTTAAGATTGGCGATCGCATCAAGATCAAGGATGGGGACAATGGTGCCGAGGGCGAGGTGATTGATATTAATTTGTTCAATATCCGCATCCGTGATGTGGATGGGAATGTAACGGCATACCCGAACAATTTGGCGATGCAGAAGGCGATTGTGAAATATAAATTATAA
- a CDS encoding zinc ribbon domain-containing protein, with the protein MSKEKCQSCGMPLSKDPQGGGTNADGSKSEEFCSHCYVDGQFLFEGTVTEFQKHCREQMVKKGFNRFVAWFFTLGIPKLKRWQSS; encoded by the coding sequence ATGTCAAAAGAGAAGTGTCAGAGTTGTGGGATGCCTTTATCCAAGGATCCGCAGGGTGGAGGAACGAATGCTGATGGAAGCAAGAGTGAGGAATTTTGCAGTCATTGTTATGTCGATGGGCAATTTTTGTTTGAGGGAACGGTAACAGAGTTTCAAAAGCATTGCAGAGAACAGATGGTCAAGAAAGGGTTTAACCGATTTGTAGCGTGGTTTTTTACATTGGGCATTCCCAAATTAAAGCGTTGGCAGTCATCGTAA
- a CDS encoding DUF523 domain-containing protein: MEKILVSACLAGKRCRYDGKDNGVPQIQQLHAEGRCVLVCPEELGGLPTPRTPAEIVGSQVLTKDGEDVTEAFNAGAAAGLKIAQSENIKEAILKAKSPSCGCGQIYDGSFSRKLIVGNGQFAAQLLSARIKVKTELDL, translated from the coding sequence ATGGAAAAAATATTGGTAAGCGCCTGTTTGGCGGGGAAGAGATGTCGGTATGATGGCAAGGACAATGGCGTCCCACAGATTCAGCAATTACATGCCGAGGGGCGTTGTGTGTTGGTTTGCCCAGAGGAGTTAGGTGGTTTGCCGACCCCACGAACCCCTGCTGAGATTGTCGGGAGTCAGGTGTTGACTAAAGATGGGGAGGATGTTACTGAAGCTTTTAATGCTGGGGCGGCAGCGGGCTTGAAGATCGCTCAGTCGGAAAATATTAAAGAGGCGATCTTAAAGGCAAAATCTCCGTCTTGTGGTTGTGGGCAGATTTATGATGGTTCCTTTTCGAGGAAACTGATTGTCGGAAATGGACAGTTTGCAGCGCAACTGCTATCGGCAAGAATTAAAGTGAAAACAGAGTTGGATTTATAA
- a CDS encoding PNGase F N-terminal domain-containing protein: MKHWFTKVVAVASLATCTLPAMARKVKDQGEIIYLSSYNGKMTGDTIRVFFADQKAQIFSKRSSKNELQLIDYAQAQGLSVLTTQAGEHYTLQRPFENMPSMTATGETEKIAGVLCEKYEFVSFSNKMEMWIAKDSKIHGSPYNSMGADKGLVLKVRRNGNSTIEAAKINYKKLKPEALNWPSDFGKFVDAPHYTQQQIENRYETIPVFDHQHLNFGDELKAVTNPQENVAYRVSKGAVVLKKIRLPKRDDARVFARLTQYSEGDAYDRTGSVFVIPTDKPKSFLDAFFQGLDQVPSFKDNKGRTYQGMTVTDDYTPPMELMRFFTSFGVRAYNDKRPIAGYPWADSTIYKQDISELLPAMQEEVWIGVFIGNYAKNGHNVSLDLMYYPSEEPKTKKWVSPIFDTVNLMEMAGQEYPKMFDGDTLEVEVNIPEGVKNVRLRYVPTGHGGWGTGDEFVPKENRIFVDGKLSYRFTPWRTDCATYRLSNPASGNFGNGMSSSDLSRSNWCPGTLTQPTFISMPELTPGKHLIRVAIPQGADAGTMFNFWCVSGTLIGDYE; the protein is encoded by the coding sequence ATGAAACATTGGTTTACTAAAGTGGTAGCGGTGGCCTCTCTGGCGACTTGCACCCTGCCCGCTATGGCAAGAAAAGTGAAAGATCAGGGGGAGATTATCTACCTGTCTTCTTATAATGGTAAAATGACTGGCGATACCATTCGGGTGTTTTTCGCAGATCAGAAGGCCCAAATTTTCAGTAAGCGTTCAAGCAAAAACGAGTTGCAACTGATTGATTATGCGCAGGCGCAAGGCTTAAGCGTATTGACCACCCAGGCGGGGGAGCACTACACTTTGCAACGCCCTTTTGAAAATATGCCAAGCATGACCGCCACTGGGGAAACAGAAAAAATTGCGGGGGTACTTTGTGAGAAATATGAGTTCGTTTCTTTCTCGAACAAGATGGAAATGTGGATTGCCAAAGACAGCAAGATTCATGGTTCTCCTTATAACAGTATGGGTGCCGACAAAGGGCTTGTGCTGAAGGTACGCCGTAATGGCAACAGCACGATTGAGGCTGCAAAAATCAATTATAAAAAGCTGAAACCTGAAGCGCTGAACTGGCCTTCGGACTTTGGGAAATTTGTTGATGCCCCACATTATACTCAACAGCAAATTGAGAACAGATACGAGACCATTCCGGTGTTCGATCATCAGCATTTGAACTTTGGCGATGAATTGAAGGCGGTAACGAATCCGCAGGAAAATGTGGCTTATCGAGTAAGTAAGGGAGCAGTGGTTTTGAAGAAAATCCGATTGCCCAAGCGGGATGATGCGCGTGTTTTTGCCCGCCTGACGCAATACTCCGAAGGTGATGCATATGACCGTACAGGTTCTGTTTTTGTGATTCCTACGGATAAACCGAAAAGCTTTTTGGATGCCTTCTTCCAAGGGCTGGATCAGGTGCCGAGTTTCAAGGATAATAAAGGTAGAACGTATCAGGGCATGACCGTTACCGACGACTATACCCCACCGATGGAACTGATGCGTTTCTTCACTTCTTTTGGGGTACGGGCTTATAATGATAAGCGTCCGATTGCGGGCTATCCGTGGGCAGATTCTACCATTTACAAACAGGATATTTCCGAGTTGTTGCCCGCAATGCAGGAGGAGGTTTGGATCGGGGTTTTTATCGGAAACTATGCCAAAAACGGACACAATGTGAGCCTGGACCTGATGTACTACCCTTCTGAAGAACCCAAAACAAAAAAATGGGTATCCCCTATTTTTGATACCGTTAATTTGATGGAAATGGCGGGTCAGGAGTACCCGAAAATGTTTGATGGGGACACCCTTGAAGTGGAAGTGAATATTCCTGAAGGCGTGAAGAATGTGCGCCTGCGCTATGTGCCGACCGGTCATGGTGGCTGGGGCACGGGCGATGAATTTGTGCCGAAAGAAAACCGCATTTTTGTCGATGGGAAGCTGTCGTATCGATTTACACCATGGAGAACCGATTGCGCCACATACCGCCTGAGCAACCCCGCTTCGGGCAACTTCGGAAATGGGATGTCATCCTCAGACTTGAGTCGTTCGAATTGGTGTCCGGGTACTTTGACCCAACCGACATTCATCAGCATGCCGGAGCTTACTCCGGGGAAACACCTTATTCGGGTAGCGATCCCACAGGGAGCAGATGCAGGAACCATGTTCAATTTCTGGTGCGTGAGTGGTACTCTGATCGGGGATTACGAATAA
- a CDS encoding type II CAAX prenyl endopeptidase Rce1 family protein — protein MVSVFLGLLLYFKYAFNFYDFKLANTEVLWWKAVILGPVFEELTCRLWHDFKTRNLILSTGLIGGYLLFIGLNWALVGLLCLLTCIFLGRQLDQVPINRNIVIHLSTLLFVLAHYRVGLESDLTTWYEQTYYYLQLLPVGLFLAYLRNVKGIGACILLHMLNNGLSMLF, from the coding sequence TTGGTTTCGGTATTTTTGGGGCTGTTGTTGTATTTCAAGTACGCCTTCAACTTTTATGATTTCAAGCTGGCCAATACTGAAGTTCTTTGGTGGAAGGCGGTTATCCTCGGGCCTGTTTTCGAAGAATTGACTTGCCGATTGTGGCATGATTTCAAAACACGAAATCTTATTTTATCCACCGGATTAATAGGTGGCTATCTTCTTTTTATTGGGCTAAATTGGGCACTTGTCGGTCTTTTGTGCTTGCTTACTTGTATCTTTTTGGGAAGGCAACTTGATCAAGTGCCGATCAATCGGAATATCGTCATTCACCTGAGTACCCTGCTATTTGTGTTGGCACATTATCGTGTGGGACTTGAAAGTGATTTGACCACTTGGTACGAACAAACTTATTACTATTTACAACTTCTACCTGTCGGTTTGTTTTTGGCTTATTTGCGAAATGTGAAAGGAATCGGCGCCTGCATTTTGCTTCATATGCTTAATAATGGACTGTCGATGTTATTCTAA
- a CDS encoding metallophosphoesterase family protein, which produces MKLLFFSDIHANLPAFEAFLQKAEEIQPDAIYCLGDLVGYNVWANEVIDRIRKHRIPTIMGNHDEKQLKDLTGDTSNGGLTQKLLGEEQRRFLQQLPRHLSLEFGTGEKVFRMEMMHGSKKAINDYLLEDYPEADVLKMMAESNADLFLSGHTHLPYHRIIQQGEHYKHVINVGSAGKPKDRNTDGCCALLEFDQLDPKDPQSLKVSFPRFSYDVKKAMQGILDSDFPDKFAEALEKAR; this is translated from the coding sequence ATGAAACTCCTTTTCTTCTCCGATATCCACGCCAACTTGCCCGCCTTCGAAGCCTTCCTCCAAAAAGCCGAAGAAATTCAGCCCGATGCCATTTACTGTTTGGGGGATTTGGTTGGTTATAATGTTTGGGCAAATGAGGTGATTGACCGCATCCGAAAGCACCGCATTCCAACCATCATGGGTAATCATGATGAGAAACAATTAAAAGACTTGACAGGGGACACTTCCAATGGAGGCCTGACCCAAAAGCTATTGGGAGAGGAGCAAAGACGCTTTTTACAGCAGTTGCCCCGCCACCTGAGTTTGGAATTTGGAACAGGGGAGAAGGTCTTCCGAATGGAAATGATGCACGGAAGCAAGAAGGCGATCAATGATTATTTGTTGGAGGATTATCCAGAGGCGGATGTTTTGAAAATGATGGCTGAAAGCAATGCCGATCTGTTTTTGAGTGGACATACGCACCTGCCGTATCATCGCATCATTCAGCAAGGGGAGCATTACAAACATGTGATCAATGTCGGTTCGGCGGGCAAACCCAAAGACCGCAATACCGACGGCTGTTGTGCCCTTTTGGAATTTGACCAGCTTGACCCTAAAGATCCACAATCACTCAAAGTTAGTTTTCCTCGTTTCAGTTACGATGTCAAAAAGGCGATGCAAGGCATTTTGGATTCGGACTTTCCCGATAAGTTTGCCGAGGCTTTGGAGAAGGCGAGGTAG
- a CDS encoding chondroitinase-B domain-containing protein, producing MKSTPIFVLFGLLFSLNAWAETTIVDNRSDMRKVLAAAVAGDTIIVKSGTYADLSASSIEIQGTAEKPIVFMAEEVGGVKMSGNAYFSFRRSEHVIIQGFTFNVVNNTTMVKLEGCNNMRVTQNVFELTPTEEGRSVKWLIIQGVWDDKNFEHESHHNRIDHNIFQNKTTPGHYITIDGTNNKDNENGDPEEYRQSQYDRIDHNYFRNNGPRAVNEQESIRIGWSEMSMSSGFTTVEFNRFENCDGDPEVVSVKSCDNTIRHNTFVGCYGVLSLRHGNRNHIEGNYFFGGGRPTSTSPAGANLGTGGIRIYGTDHVVINNYFQGLNGNRWDAPITITKGDAIDGQDSKLNKHFIAQRVVIANNTLVDNEYGIELGFDNNGNYPKSIEDITLANNLIINTTNDPINFYDDSEHAGIDWSNNLVYPQSGSEMTNSESNISFADAEVKSFDPQLALNDSLYFSTANTPDFDNLRSIVNLKDIHGQDRGVVTTVGADQYSTGAMMYHPMRPQDVGPTGSLDNEVEDKNYINISEPNTLPAAETSIEIMVYANVQWTASTDSDWLTIDKNSGDGDATITLTASANDTDEQRSAVLTLTDGEISTAINIQQEAPEIPANSELAEIKEVYASSEETAKGNTADKTIDDDFGTLWASNGKGEHITYDLGEEMLVNIVQIAFNKANERTSYFDLAGSTDGETFDIILANQESQNTLEQTVYPFNQTVRYVRIIGQGNSSNDWNTITEVDIYKQMMDEEEEEDEDDQEEEDNDDAITSTPAAQQVRIYPNPVQDHLNFENLQGYDQLILINMEGRQVFHSALKGNHLSLPVFPSGMYILKLIGNEKTHSQKIIIR from the coding sequence ATGAAATCAACCCCCATTTTTGTATTATTCGGACTGCTCTTTAGTCTGAATGCGTGGGCAGAAACCACGATTGTCGATAACCGAAGCGACATGCGAAAAGTGTTGGCCGCTGCTGTTGCCGGCGACACCATCATTGTTAAATCCGGAACCTATGCAGACCTGAGTGCTTCCAGCATCGAGATTCAAGGAACAGCCGAAAAACCGATTGTATTTATGGCGGAAGAAGTCGGTGGCGTCAAAATGTCCGGAAACGCTTATTTTTCCTTCAGAAGATCTGAACATGTGATCATTCAGGGATTTACCTTCAATGTGGTCAATAACACCACGATGGTAAAGCTTGAGGGCTGTAACAACATGCGTGTTACCCAGAATGTATTTGAACTGACCCCCACAGAAGAGGGCAGAAGCGTCAAATGGCTGATTATTCAAGGCGTTTGGGACGACAAAAACTTTGAGCACGAAAGTCATCACAACCGCATCGACCATAATATTTTCCAAAATAAAACCACACCAGGGCACTACATCACCATTGATGGTACAAATAACAAGGACAACGAAAACGGTGATCCTGAAGAATACCGCCAATCGCAATACGACCGCATCGACCACAACTACTTCCGCAACAACGGGCCCCGTGCGGTAAATGAGCAGGAGTCCATCCGTATCGGTTGGTCGGAGATGTCGATGTCGAGTGGCTTCACCACCGTAGAATTCAACCGTTTTGAAAATTGTGATGGTGACCCAGAGGTCGTTTCTGTAAAATCATGTGACAATACCATCCGCCACAACACTTTCGTGGGCTGTTATGGTGTGTTGTCATTGCGCCATGGTAACCGCAACCATATCGAAGGCAACTACTTTTTCGGTGGTGGCCGTCCAACCTCAACCTCTCCTGCAGGGGCGAATTTGGGTACAGGTGGAATCCGTATTTATGGAACGGATCATGTGGTGATCAACAACTACTTTCAGGGACTGAACGGTAACCGTTGGGATGCACCGATTACGATAACTAAAGGAGATGCGATCGACGGACAGGACAGCAAACTGAACAAACATTTTATCGCTCAGCGTGTAGTGATTGCCAATAATACTTTGGTGGACAATGAATATGGTATTGAATTGGGTTTTGACAACAATGGCAACTACCCGAAAAGCATCGAGGACATTACCTTGGCCAACAACCTGATCATCAACACCACCAACGACCCGATCAACTTCTACGATGACAGCGAACACGCCGGCATTGATTGGAGTAATAACTTGGTATATCCGCAATCGGGTAGCGAGATGACCAACAGCGAAAGTAATATTTCTTTTGCCGATGCAGAAGTAAAAAGCTTTGATCCACAACTTGCGCTGAACGACAGCCTGTATTTCAGTACTGCCAACACACCAGATTTCGACAACCTCCGTTCTATTGTCAATCTAAAGGATATTCACGGACAGGATCGTGGAGTAGTAACGACCGTTGGCGCTGATCAGTACAGCACAGGAGCGATGATGTATCACCCAATGCGACCACAGGATGTTGGGCCAACAGGCAGTTTGGACAATGAAGTAGAAGACAAAAACTACATCAACATCTCTGAGCCAAACACACTTCCTGCAGCGGAAACATCAATTGAAATAATGGTTTATGCCAATGTTCAATGGACAGCAAGCACCGACAGCGATTGGCTAACGATCGATAAAAACAGTGGCGACGGCGATGCAACCATCACCCTTACCGCTTCGGCCAATGATACCGATGAACAACGATCGGCTGTTCTGACCCTTACCGACGGGGAGATTTCGACGGCCATCAATATCCAACAGGAAGCACCTGAGATTCCTGCGAACAGTGAATTGGCGGAGATCAAAGAGGTTTATGCTTCTTCCGAAGAAACCGCCAAAGGCAATACGGCTGATAAAACGATTGATGATGATTTCGGCACTTTGTGGGCTTCCAACGGCAAAGGCGAACACATCACCTATGATTTGGGCGAAGAAATGTTGGTCAACATTGTTCAGATCGCATTCAACAAAGCCAATGAACGAACTTCCTATTTTGACTTGGCAGGTAGTACCGATGGCGAAACTTTTGATATTATCCTTGCAAATCAGGAAAGTCAAAATACCCTTGAGCAAACCGTTTACCCCTTCAACCAAACCGTTCGATATGTCAGAATCATTGGTCAGGGCAACTCAAGCAATGATTGGAATACCATCACCGAGGTTGATATCTATAAACAGATGATGGACGAGGAGGAAGAGGAAGATGAAGACGATCAGGAAGAAGAGGACAATGATGATGCGATTACTTCAACTCCTGCAGCGCAACAAGTGCGCATCTACCCGAACCCTGTACAGGATCACCTGAATTTTGAAAACCTTCAAGGTTACGATCAGCTGATTTTGATCAATATGGAAGGACGCCAGGTATTCCACAGCGCACTGAAAGGAAATCACCTTTCTTTACCGGTTTTCCCTTCAGGCATGTACATCCTGAAATTGATCGGAAACGAAAAAACACATAGTCAAAAGATCATCATTCGATAA
- a CDS encoding sulfatase translates to MQRPFTVYSLLFFLGWCGSTLPLCAQQDTRPNIIFIITDDQQVGLLGVEGNPTAHTPNIDRIGKEGMLFKNAFVTTPLCSPSRASFFTGNYSSKHLVINNDKIGLDAISHTLNTWPRRLRETGYETAFIGKWHMGLDDSRRPGFDRWMSFKGQGDYVDGVINDEGLRKQTTGYMTDIINDHAVEFLQRAHDKPFAMIVAHKAVHWPIIPAKRHEDLYSDVKFEIPEPPKGDLEGKQVLSSKFERKPVYALENVMPEMPESRRGRSNTPSNIFADEHRCMQSVDDGVGAMLKQLEDMGELDNTLIIYVSDNGMLMGEHGQFNKKRWAYDPVLRIPMLMRYPKLIEAGSTREQMVQNIDVAPTILELAGVEPIEPMQGTSLLPILKNEKAPWRESMLHEYFFEKVVVHVRPWQAVRTEEWKYIHYTEGTFDDELYHLANDPEEIHNLANDKKYKKQLAIMKAELLRLTMKEDVRSGKVR, encoded by the coding sequence ATGCAAAGACCATTCACCGTTTACAGTCTGTTGTTTTTTTTGGGCTGGTGTGGGAGCACCTTGCCGCTATGCGCTCAGCAAGATACCCGTCCCAACATTATTTTCATTATTACTGATGATCAACAGGTCGGATTATTAGGGGTTGAAGGCAACCCGACCGCTCACACCCCTAATATTGATCGCATTGGTAAGGAGGGCATGCTTTTCAAAAATGCCTTCGTTACCACTCCCCTTTGTTCGCCGAGCCGTGCGAGCTTCTTCACGGGGAATTATTCGAGCAAGCATTTGGTGATCAATAATGATAAAATTGGTCTCGATGCGATCAGTCATACGCTCAATACCTGGCCTCGACGTTTGCGGGAAACGGGCTACGAAACGGCTTTTATTGGTAAATGGCATATGGGCTTGGATGATTCCCGTCGTCCGGGCTTTGACCGTTGGATGAGCTTCAAAGGTCAGGGGGATTATGTGGATGGGGTGATCAACGATGAAGGGTTGCGGAAGCAAACCACGGGCTATATGACCGATATTATCAATGATCATGCGGTGGAGTTTTTGCAGAGAGCACATGATAAACCCTTTGCGATGATTGTGGCACACAAAGCCGTGCACTGGCCGATCATTCCCGCTAAAAGACATGAAGATTTATATTCAGATGTGAAGTTTGAAATACCTGAACCACCCAAAGGAGATTTGGAAGGAAAGCAGGTGTTGTCCTCCAAATTTGAGCGAAAGCCTGTTTATGCCCTGGAGAATGTGATGCCCGAAATGCCTGAGTCAAGACGTGGACGAAGCAATACGCCCTCGAATATTTTTGCTGATGAGCACCGCTGTATGCAGAGTGTGGATGATGGTGTGGGCGCTATGTTGAAGCAATTGGAAGACATGGGCGAACTTGATAATACCCTGATCATTTATGTAAGTGACAATGGCATGCTGATGGGCGAACACGGACAGTTCAATAAAAAACGTTGGGCGTATGATCCTGTGCTTCGCATCCCGATGTTGATGCGCTATCCGAAGTTGATCGAGGCAGGAAGCACCCGTGAGCAGATGGTGCAGAACATCGATGTTGCTCCGACCATCCTCGAATTAGCAGGCGTTGAACCGATCGAACCGATGCAGGGAACGTCCCTTTTGCCGATCCTGAAAAATGAAAAAGCACCGTGGAGGGAGTCGATGCTCCATGAATATTTCTTCGAAAAAGTAGTGGTGCATGTGCGTCCGTGGCAAGCCGTGCGTACCGAAGAATGGAAATATATCCACTATACCGAAGGCACTTTCGATGATGAGCTTTACCATCTCGCCAACGATCCTGAGGAGATCCACAACCTCGCCAATGACAAAAAATACAAGAAACAACTGGCGATCATGAAGGCAGAATTGTTGAGGCTGACGATGAAGGAAGATGTGAGGAGCGGGAAGGTGAGGTGA